In the Hyla sarda isolate aHylSar1 chromosome 9, aHylSar1.hap1, whole genome shotgun sequence genome, TCGACTGTTTTCATCCTCTATCTCAGGAAATGTGGGTTATTTTGGCTGATCATGGTTGAcatgatttttgttttttaaccttACAGGTCTAAGTAGACTGCAATAATGTTCCTGATAAATCGATATGGTGGAGGCGGTGGTGGCGGAGGAAGCTTCTTTGGTGGAGGCGGAGGAGGAATTGGTGGCGGAGGAGGTTCGGGACTCTTTGGAGGAATTCTTAATGTTCtcaggtattttttatttatttttttattctgtacCGTGAAATAGCACCCCTCTTATGTCTGGTATGGCAGCTCCGTCATACCCTTTTACAAGAATACCACCTGTTTCTCATGCTTTATTTTACAATGAGAACCAATGCAATGATCAGCTGATTGCCACAGATCAGGACCCCCCTGCCAAAGAGTTGACGCTTGTTCCAACTAGACACTTCTCCTACAGTGGCCACTACAGGGAAAATGTAGTATTAAATGTTCCAAGTAAAGTAAGAagcatctgctgggagctgtaatcactgtctatgtagaggacaggagcttcttcagggtcctgtacagtacacagtgtcctaaaaaagttacatggagccgtcctcacctggtgtccaaaggaacagctaaccctggtacaggtaaagagtacagaacatgtaatacctccctgtactgtagggggcactaccagacaccagtcagtgcatacacttcagtaatacaggggtttaacCAGTGAatttccattctgattggttggttcttccagccattgacacatttcacagatctgcacTGTTTGTGGCATTGTATGTTTCTgggttcaagttacaatggtccagaatagaccattgtatgctgaaactattgtatgttgaggccattgtaagttgagggatccctgtaaggccccgttcacactacggaatctccgctcgctgaattccgcgaacGGTGATTCCGCCTGTCGGCCGCCGACGCAGGTGCTTCGGCTcgagggccgcggggcactgagccgtcaccattgatggctatgcagtgctcgcggaattcgcgcaaagaatgaacatgttctttctttgtgcggaacaatttcagcggcggaattgtccgctgcggaaattctgcagtgtgaacgggtctcgcggagacccaatCACACTAATGTtatgttcacaccgcggaattccaaaCGGGGCCGTGTGAACGGAGCCTTATGAGTTGATTGGAGGAAGAGCTGCCTCTTTTCTGTGGTAAAACCTGGCTTGTCACGTTTGACACATTATTTATATGTTCTCTGTAGTAAATCTTCTTTTATAGTGGGTGTCTATAGTGTGTACCTGTACAGTTGTATACATTTGAGGCATTCCATGGGTAATAcgtggtgtgaacagagcctatgtTATAGAAACATGTGTATATATCCCAACACCTATAGACAAGGTATTGGGATATTTAAACTAATTCTGATCtctaatttcttcttttttttttctgttctttatAGTGACGCAGCATCAAACTACAACCCAACTCCTCCAGTAAGAGAGTATTCAATTTCCTCTTATAAGGGTTTCACTTGCAAAACATAGTTCTGACATTGTATAGGGCAGTTCCTtaccacagtgcctccagctgttgcaaaactacaacttccagcatgcccggacagccttcggctgtccgggcatactgggagttgtagttttgcaacagctggaggcaccctggtttggaaacatgcTACACCAACATAAAACCAGGCTATGTTGACATGGCAGACTTTATTAGCTGATAACATAGAGCAATAGAGACCGTTGCCTAAATATTCTGCCTTCTCTCCAGCCCCCACGGAGCCACGTTTCTGTCATTCAATCCAATGAGAGTGAGGAGGAGCGACAGTTCCGTCGGCTCTTCAGCCAGCTGGCCGGAGATGTAAGTAATTGGAATGTGCTGGCATGTGTTCCAGGGTTGGCACCGCCAGTGTTGTCATAGGGAGGGTGTTCAGTATCACACTGCCGTGTCTTGCGGTTTGCGCCCGCAATGTCTGacgtcatctttttttttttccgtaggaCATGGAAGTCAGCGCAACCGAGCTGATGGGAATTCTCAACAAAGTAGTTGGACGACGTGAGTATTCTTTTACTTCATATACATTGAAGAGCATTACTCGCTTGcctgatgcaagtctatgggacttctacaggattaaaggggtactccagacatcttatcccctatccaaaggataggggataagatgcctgatcgtgggagtccagctgctggggacccccatgatcttgcacgccgcactccgtttataatcagtcccctgagcgtgttcgctccgggtctgattaccggcgaccaccggtgacatcacgcctccgcccctgtgtgatgtaatgctctgcccctcaatgcaagcctatgggagggggcatgacagctgtcacaccccctcccttaggcttgcattgagaggcggagcatgatgtcacacgggggcggaggcggaggccccgtggtcgccggtaatcagacccggagcgaacacgctcaggggactgattataaacggagtgcggcgtgcaagatcatgggggtccccagcagctggactcccgcgatcaggcatcttatcccctatcctttggataggggataagatgtcagagcgccagagtacccctttaaccaggagTTTAAAATGAGGAGCAGCCAATCACTGCCGGAGCTTcatgagactgggaaagctgggtggcatgcagTCCACAGTGCAGGGCTTACACTGCTTTCCCAACTTTATATGTACtgtctcttcaggagactgggtgACAGAGTGCAGCAGCCATATTACTGTACAGACATAGAGAAGTACCAGATGTTACCATCTGATGCTTCACTAGACAGTCTCTTCAAGAGACTGGCAAAGCTGGTCCACCattctgtatgaattctcagaAGGCCTAAGTGGAGTCATTGAAAGACTAAAGTGTCTCTCTAGAAATGTGTATTCTTGTTGGTGTGTCGGCTGTCGCGTCATGCTAGGGGAGAGAATGCGGACTGCCAggggcccatacaggagatcgctggggtcccagcagtcagaatccccttcggataggggatacagtaagttattttgcactacagtacTGCAGGGTCTATGAAGCTTCATACCAGATTTGAAAGCGATTAAAAAATCCaatcaaaactaaactggtacagataaaaactgaagatcatggtgcaaaaaattaccttCACCCATCCCCGTATATGCGGAAATTAAATACAATATTTGGGGGTTAGaagagggcaattttaagcatactattttcttacaattttttttagttttaactAGTAAAATAAGacccatataaattgggtatcgtcataatcgtatgaacctacagaataaaggtaacattgtattttacagaaaagtgcactgcatagaaacggaagcccccaaaaatagtAAAATTGGTTTTgccccataaatatttttttgttttgctgtagattttgttgtaaaatgagtgatgccattactAAGTACAATCAGTGGTgagaaaacaagcccttatatgggtctgtagctggagaattgaaagtgttatgattaggaggaggagaaaaacaaaaaagtaagattctaaaatcttaaaggggtattccaggaaaaacttttttttttttttatcaactggctccagaaagttaaacagatttgtaaattactgtccttctattaaaaaaatcttaatccttccaataatgttttctgtctggcaacagtgctctctgctgacatctctgcttgtctcgggaacagcacagagtagaagaggtttgctatggggatttgcttctaaactgggcggttcccgagacaggtgtcatcagagagcacttagacagaaaagaacaactcaacttcagcagctcataagtactgaaaggattaagattttttaatagaagtaatttacaaatctgttttaactttctgaagccagttgattcaaatcactccttttcccataaaaaaacaaacaaaaaaacatggatCTGGCATTGGATAGGGCAGTGGTTCCCttccacagtgcctccagctgtttcaaaactgtctgtcctggcatactgggagctgtagttttgctacagctggaggcaccctggtttggaaacataaCATAAaaccaggctatgttcacaatggCAGACTTTATTAGCCTTCCCCtttttgacattaaaggggtactctactagaaaacttttttttttacttctattaaagaatcttaatccttcctgtacttatcagctgctgtatacttttctttttgaatttcttttgtctgaccacactgctctctgctgacacctatatccatgtcaggaactgtccagagcaggagaaaatccccatagcaaacctctcctgctctgaacagttcctacaatggacaaaggtgtcggcagagagcactgtggtcaggcagagaggaaattaaaaaagaacaaaacttcctgtagatcataacagcagctgatgaaGATATGCCTGTGTTAACGTACCCGCTTGGTCCAGTTTTGGCAGTATAACATCCTTCTTGCTTGAAGGTGGTGGGCTGAGATGGTGGGGCAGGTACCATGGTGCGTTTGCTGCTTGCCGGCAAAATTGGGCAGTGCCCATTGGCTGCATAATGTTGCCACAGCTATTGGACACTGCCTGCAGGTTTGCTATGTGGCAATTGCAGCATAGTACCTGCCCCACCATCTCAGCCCACCTGCTTGAAGCCCCTAGTTGGCATATATTCAGCCCCTACCATTGTGCTGCGTGGAGGGGGGTAGCCAGTttgttgtgttaaaggggttgagttgttcttagttgagttgttcttttctgtctgacaacagttctcttttgctgacacctctgcttgtctcaggaactgtccagagtaacagcaaatccccatacctgtaatgcttcggacagttcctgagatagacagaggtgtcagcagagagcactgttgtcagaaagaaaataactcaacttcagcagctgataagtactgggaggattaacacttttttaatagaagtaatttacaaatctgtttaactttctggagccagttgatattaaaaaaaggaGAGTTTTTGTACTAGCCTTAAAATCTcattctcgtagccttcattggaggacacctatactgatggtatatgctcttgccactaggaggagctgatcctaggaaaaaaaaaaagttggctcctccctggcaggatatacccgcccacttgaagtgaggtaatcagttttgtcccaaagcagtaggagaagccaacaaagaaacatgtccagaggaccctagaaaagaatccctgataaaaaaaacaaaaaaataaaaaaaacaacaagaactGGAAAAGATTATCCAGACAAAAAATATGAACAATTGGGTGGGGTGGGGTGTCTCCCAAATGAAGGGTATGAGagagattttatggtgagtacaaaaaaatctccttttctctgtcgctcttcattgggggacacctatactgatgggatgtaccaaagcagccCCTGGGGTGGGAAAGAACCACCAGAGGAAGGGAGTCAGTCAGGAGACTAAACCCCAGACTCGATAAGGCTCACGGACGAGACCCTGGGCCAGAAGGCAACCGAGGCCTGGAATTAAGGGTCTGGCGGTTCCCACTGgccatggagatggactaggacgcCAAAGGAAGGACCGTCCTTCAAACCAATATGCCACATGGAGAGATAAGAAAGGGGGGTGCTTTGGAGACCCAATGGGACGTAACAAACCTGGAAGAAGGTAGCAAACCAACTCCAAGAAGCACAGAACCAGCCAGAGGGAGAGCCCGGCTGataaacaataaagaaaaaaggaaCAACAAGAGAACCCCATACATAAAACCAACCGAAACCAGAGAACATGGCGAGAAAACGCCAGGGAGAGCTGCGGACGTCTGGGTCGAAGGCGGGCACAATCAAGGAAAAGACAAGACTTCTGGAACAATCTCCAGAGAGGCATGGTGCAGAAGATTGAATCCTGAACCAAAAACCCGTATGCTCCAAAAACCACTGTCCCAGAGGCAAGGTGTGAACACCCGATCGGGGGAAAAGTGAACCCAGAGAGTATGACACAGAGTCTGAAAGCGTTAAAGAAACCACATCCAAGCATAAGCCGAAATTGGCCCGACTGGTGAAATCTGGCAGACCGGATTGCCCTCCATCTCTGGTGTacatggccaaaaaaaaaaaaaaaaaaaaaaaaaaaaaaaaagagcggaACGCCCTGAGAAGGAGCATCCCGGAAAAACCTGAGTAGTCGACATAGGAGGCTCCCGAGTCACTTGGAGGTTCTACCCCAGTAGTGGAAGCAAACCCAACATCCGCAAAATGCTCCGGGAGACATACTATGTCAAGACAAGAAGGGCGGCACCGAAAGACTGCCCCACAAATGGGATTGCCGGTGCCAGAGAGTGTGCGGGTGCTCACCTGCCTCACAGGAGCGCCTGCTGCTTCGAACCAGGGAGTTAACAGCGGAGCCCGGCTGGGAATGCTCCCGCCGGACTGAAAGGACTACGGCCCTGAACCAGGGGACTCAGAGGAGGGATACAGCCTCTGACATCCCTGATAGCACTAATGACCCCTGCAGCACGCCAAGTCTGGAGGGCTCGCTGTGGGGAAGAGAGGGGCAGAGCTAAGCCGATCCTTCCCTGTCAGGTGCTCAGAAGAGGGGCAGAGCTACTCGCCACCATTATGGCTCTCGCCAGCAAGCACGGAAAGTACAGGGAGCCGCCGCAAAAGCCGGCAGCTTCCTGAGACAGAGTGGCCGCCGTAACTCCCATCATATAGACAGGTGAGACTACTGGTGGACAATCCAGACCCCATATAAGATCAGGACCATGGCCCCTGAGATTGCCCCGTTGAGGAGCAGCATATCCTCAAACCACAAACACCAGTCCAGAAAGAAACTGCGCTACCAGAGACCCAGGGAGAAAATTAACCCCTGAAGTCCTGCCACAGGCTCtgccaaaaagggggggggggtcatgctcACCCACGGACTCAATCTTCACATACTCAccttgaagtcttcagccagcttatgtCCAAGCTGCATCACGCCAGGCTGCCATAGCGAGtcgagcaggggcagtgggggatcCGGACACAGGGTACAACCCCCAGGCACTGGCTGTTGGCGATAAGGGGTTGACGGCCCACACTGTTATGTTCCGTGACCCTTTGTCGCATGTGGGAGATCAGGTAGTGTCATGCTCCTGTCGGCCAACCTAGAAAAATAACAAAGGAAAAAGAACCTAACTATACGTACTTAACTAGAAaataaaagaccaggtctgggagagcctccttgcctcctactgacactagctaaaactgattacctcacttccagtgggcgggtatatcctgccagggaggagacaaCTTTTTtctagtgtcagtgcctcctagtggcaagagcatataccatcagtataggtgtcaccCATTGAAGAGAGACCgagaattgttttgtttttttctcctggaatacccctttcaataTTCAGGAACAGAGTTACCTCTTACCCTGACCATCTATCACAGTGCACCTGCACCGTAAGTGTACAGAGCGCTGTGCTGTGCATCTAtggggcaggaaggggttaaagactccACTGTTCTAGGGCTTCCTATTTTGTCATTTAAATTCTCTTGAAGGTTCCCATTTCTCTACATGTAAATGTCTCTTGTATTTGTATATAGAACTGCCTGTTAGTTAACTACATTTGCCTTTGTTTTATTATAGACCAGGACCTGAAGACGGACGGGTTCAGCGTGGAGTCATGTCGCAGTATGGTGGCCGTGATGGACGTATCCTTGTAGGAATTATATTAGATGGTGACTTTGTGCTGTGTCCTTTTCTGTAAATCCTCCAACATGTCTGTACTGATCAAAATAACCttattcagggatgtggaaatccccttcccagtctgtgaatctgactgagactgagcagaaaatacagagcaatatcaaggtagaaaactaaaaataataaaaattaaaggcagggggtggtttatcatggtgggggcagtgaactgggaggattataacatttaacaagatcatgagatgaGATCATTAAGTCTGCCTGgaacaggctcaatcaaatgagcacagatcacacagatcaatggagttcaataaaaCTGCATTGATCTTTAAAAGGGAAtcaaaatgattcctcctaaaactcCCCTAAGGGACTGATAAAgtgtgtgcaaaaaacaaaacacattaaccccttccatattaaaatttcacatccaccccctccccttttcccattttccatacaaaaaaaacatgtaaaataaaTGCATTTGGTATTGGCGCGTGTGTAATTGTCctctaactattaaaatataacatatatacagtatggtcaatggcgttaacttaaaaataatataataatatgccAAACCACAGAATAGCATTTTTTATATCATATCCAATAAAACTAAAGTaaatagtgattaaaaagtccgatcaataccaaaatcgtaccgataaaaacagcagattacggcacaaaaacgTAGCCCTCATACAGCACAGTATGCCGAAATTTCTCAGGGGTCATAAagtggcaataaaaaaaattctaaaaagtttgGAATTTTAAattagtaccgtatttttcgccctataggacgcatcggcgtataagacgcacccaatttataggtgcaaaatctaaaaaaataaagattttgaacccaatagtggtcttcaacctgcggacctccagatgttgcagaactacaactcccagcatacccggacagccgttggctgtccgggcatgctgggagttgtagttttgcaacatctggaggtccgcagattgaagaccactgcaaaggaggtaatactcacgtgtccccgtcaccgctgccctggatgtcgctgtcaccgtgtccccgtcgctccggaacgtctctgctgccggccgggtatcctcgctctccgtcgccaccatcacatcgttacgcgccgacgcacgtactcgacgacgtgatgacgaggaaggagagcgccggccatacaggggatccctgaacggagaagacaccgaggaggcaggtaaggtccctcccggtgtcctgtaagcactaacccggctattcagtcaggctgttcgggaccgcctcagtgaaatcgcggcggtcccgaacagcccgactgaacagccgggttagtgtcactttcccttcagacgcggcggtcagctttgatcgccgcgtctgaagggttaatacagggcatcaccgcgatcggtgatgtcctgtattagccgcgggtcccggcagttgatggccgcggggaccgccgcgataggggtgtattcgccgtataagaagcaccgacttttgaggaagaaaaagtgcgtcttatatggcgaaaaatacggtaaatcattacaaa is a window encoding:
- the CAPNS1 gene encoding calpain small subunit 1 → MFLINRYGGGGGGGGSFFGGGGGGIGGGGGSGLFGGILNVLSDAASNYNPTPPPPRSHVSVIQSNESEEERQFRRLFSQLAGDDMEVSATELMGILNKVVGRHQDLKTDGFSVESCRSMVAVMDSDSTGKLGFEEFKYLWNNIKKWQAIYRRYDTDRSGTISGSELPGAFQAAGFQLSGELYQMIIRRYSDEKGDMDFDNYICCLVRLDAMFRAFKALDKDGDGRIRVTIQEWLQLTMYS